CCTCGGCCTGCTGCGTCACCCCCAAACCCAACAGGTGCTCGGGCAGCTTCATTGGGATAAGGTGGGCCACCTGATAACGGTGGCGGCGACCCAAAAGGGCAAGTCGTCAACGTTGGTGGTTCCCAACCTGCTGCGCTATCGCGGCTCCTGCGTGGTACTCGACCCCAAGGGCGAGCTTTACCGCGATACTGCCGCATGGCGCAGAACGTTGGGGCCTGTCTACAACATCGCGCCGTTCAGGGAAGGCACCGACAGTTTCGACCCCCTGGCCCCCATCAAAACCATTTCCGACGCGCGCGCCATGGCCGGCGTCCTGATACCGGAAGACCCCAAGGCACAGTCGTTCTTTCGAGACGACGCCATAGCCTTCTTGGCCGCCGTCATCCTGTCAGTTGCGGAAAGCGCACCGAAAAACCACCGCACCATGCAGGAAATCCGCAGCATCACCGCAGGCGACGGAATGCTGAAATACGCCCTTGAATTGGTGGCAACCGGACGCCCGGAGCTGGCCAATCCGGCCAAAATAGTACTTGGCAAACGGCCCGAAAGCCTAAGCACACTCATGCAAACGCTCAACACGCACCTGTCGATTTTCGATGAAGCGAGCTTGAGCGCCAACACCGGCAACACCGTCGATTTCCGGACGCTGAAAGACCAGACCACCACCGTCTACATCAACGTGCCGTTCGGCAAAATGAGCACGTACAGCCCCTATCTGCGGCTAGTCTTGTCCACCGCCCTCGACGCCATGCTGTTGAATGAGAAAAAGCCGGACATTCCGGTGCTTTTCCTCCTCGACGAGTTCTTGTCCCTGAAACACTTTCCGGAGTTTCGGGACGCCATCCGGACGCATACCAGCGCCGGCGTCCGGCTGTGGTTCTTCCTCCAGAATCAGGCCACGCTGGAGGAATACTACCCGAACTCATGGAAGGCGTTTTTTGACGCCACGGTGAAGGTGTTTTTCGGGACGGAAGACACCCACACCGGCCGCCTCGTGTCGGACTTGCTCGGCAACACGACCGTGGCGCACCTGCAGGCGAGCTATTCGCAGAACACCTCCACACCCTCGGGAGGCATGACCGAGCAAGGCGGGAACACCGGCCAATCCCTCAACACCAACTTGGCCTACAGCCAGCGGCCGCTCCTGACGCCTACGGAGGTGGAAGCCCTCCTGAACGAGGATTTCCCCGACCATTCCCGCAACGCCATCCTGAAGATTGGCGGGGCACCCTACCCCATACAAGCCAAGCTGGAGCCGTGGTTCAACGGCCCCATTTGCAAGTCGCGCGTCAACTTCAAAGCACCAGAGCAGATTTCAAAGGAGCGATAATATGGCAGCAAACCCCTCTATTGCCGCAGGCCTGCGGCACAGCACCGTGCCTACGTGGTTCAGTTTGGTTTTCGGCTCATGGGTGGCCCTACTCTGGGGCTGCATCGTTTCCTCTCCGGTCGGCGGGAGCTTCATTGTAGCGACGGGAGGGCTGTTTGGCGGCCTCATCTACCTCTCAACCCTCTTCGTAGGATTCTTCGCCGTGCCCATATGGGGAACATTGTGGGGCTTCATAGGCCTAGGTGCGCAACGGGGAAGCGCGGTGCGC
This sequence is a window from Ensifer adhaerens. Protein-coding genes within it:
- a CDS encoding type IV secretion system protein VirD4, coding for MSIIKFDNFDPLKNLGAPKSGGGFNATGFAVQLAKQIIRAGQNRKMQKRMEEQREQYEKEVEEAVRNPPPIHGSARWATEDDLRKAGYLKPVTAFDTPSSIFLGLLRHPQTQQVLGQLHWDKVGHLITVAATQKGKSSTLVVPNLLRYRGSCVVLDPKGELYRDTAAWRRTLGPVYNIAPFREGTDSFDPLAPIKTISDARAMAGVLIPEDPKAQSFFRDDAIAFLAAVILSVAESAPKNHRTMQEIRSITAGDGMLKYALELVATGRPELANPAKIVLGKRPESLSTLMQTLNTHLSIFDEASLSANTGNTVDFRTLKDQTTTVYINVPFGKMSTYSPYLRLVLSTALDAMLLNEKKPDIPVLFLLDEFLSLKHFPEFRDAIRTHTSAGVRLWFFLQNQATLEEYYPNSWKAFFDATVKVFFGTEDTHTGRLVSDLLGNTTVAHLQASYSQNTSTPSGGMTEQGGNTGQSLNTNLAYSQRPLLTPTEVEALLNEDFPDHSRNAILKIGGAPYPIQAKLEPWFNGPICKSRVNFKAPEQISKER